In Fulvia fulva chromosome 10, complete sequence, a single window of DNA contains:
- a CDS encoding 3-isopropylmalate dehydrogenase, whose product MATAGPNSASANGPTANVAPAKGGKILVLPGDHIGPEVVTEALKVLDIVEQATGAKFERDFDLCGGCSLDKHKDSVTEEVLQKCEKVDAVFFGSAGGPEWGTVQPNPESGLLRIRKRMQIFANLRPCKFASKTMVDWSPIKREIIKDVDFMLIRENCGGAYYGDKVETEDYGRDPWEYSRPEIERVARVAGALALQHDPPLPVFSADKANVLANSRVWRRVVTDVFAKEFPQVKLRHQLADSLAMLFITKPTAFNGIIVTDNTFGDILSDESGGLTGSLGLLPSASLAGAPGTDLGRNSVGGVIGLYEPVHGSAPDISGKGLANPVAQVLSLAMMLRYSFNMHHEADAIEEAIAKVLDSKADGGLEVRTGDLGGEATTKDMSEAIQAEVKRLLRV is encoded by the exons ATGGCAACAGCAGGACCCAACAGCGCTTCGGCCAATGGCCCGACAGCGAACGTGGCGCCTGCCAAAGGGGGCAAGATTCTTGTGTTACCTGGTGATCACATAGGTCCAGAAGTTGTGACCGAAGCACTGAAAGTCCTGGACATTGTCGAGCAAGCAACAGGCGCCAAGTTCGAACGAGACTTTGACCTTTGTGGTGGATGCTCGTTAGACAAGCATAAGGACTCCGTGACAGAAGAAGTTCTGCAGAAATGTGAGAAGGTCGACGCTGTCTTCTTTGGGAGTGCGGGCGGTCCGGAATGGGGCACTGTCCAGCCAAATCCGGAGAGTGGGTTGCTTAGGATCAGGAAGAGGATGCAG ATCTTCGCCAACCTGAGGCCGTGCAAGTTTGCGAGTAAGACGATGGTCGACTGGTCACCCATCAAACGCGAGATCATCAAGGACGTCGACTTCATGCTCATCCGCGAGAACTGCGGCGGAGCATACTACGGCGACAAAGTCGAGACCGAAGACTACGGCCGGGATCCATGGGAGTACTCACGACCTGAGATCGAACGAGTTGCCCGTGTCGCCGGAGCTCTGGCTCTACAACACGATCCACCCCTGCCCGTCTTCAGCGCTGATAAAGCAAACGTGCTGGCCAACTCACGAGTCTGGAGACGGGTAGTCACCGACGTCTTCGCCAAAGAATTCCCTCAAGTCAAGCTACGGCATCAGCTTGCAGACTCCCTGGCTATGCTCTTCATCACCAAGCCAACCGCATTCAATGGCATAATCGTCACCGACAACACCTTCGGAGACATCCTCTCGGATGAAAGCGGAGGCCTCACAGGATCGCTGGGGTTGTTACCAAGCGCAAGCTTGGCTGGAGCGCCAGGCACCGACTTGGGTCGCAACAGTGTTGGGGGAGTTATTGGGCTGTATGAGCCAGTCCACGGATCTGCTCCAGATATCAGTGGGAAAGGCCTCGCCAATCCGGTCGCACAGGTTCTCAGTCTGGCGATGATGTTGCGGTATTCGTTCAATATGCATCATGAAGCTGATGCGATCGAGGAGGCGATTGCCAAGGTCCTGGATTCGAAGGCGGATGGTGGGTTGGAAGTGCGCACGGGTGATCTAGGTGGGGAGGCTACGACGAAGGACATGAGTGAGGCTATTCAGGCGGAAGTCAAGCGGTTGCTGAGGGTATAG
- a CDS encoding Regulator of V-ATPase in vacuolar membrane protein 1: MPSTSPGSNASTTQFAQLLPGAPVEGFQSFAAFVFRFKRYIAYISGQQLNILSSPTNLVQAIRFKHNLVAVAAEDKTGKLIVTEEKDVWVLEPQTDGWTKVWWEKALLLAREDADDVAHCLSWGDDGEALIGGSQLITLFSTRPASKNVSPNIAAVDGEDIEHRRATWSKNLASPIHQAAFSPSATLIASRGRYDRLVKIWRRLSFEECLFDHTYLPHPGAVTHLQWRPHDENTEARRASGLSGRHDEDLEVLYTIANDGVLRVWRATGSHEVDILVLHMTVDLIAAIPPSPSLTIKGQTQPTKAPRYAVVLSSEHFCAAVNAAIGLPKDGKVDHTKELLKEMISNEPDVVVAFDGQGRMSAWGLQSIGHKRRTEDQTPTQPVHITHAEGVSFKMRGSPAVCGAWFQDDKFHMLSHSIADGGEITWWQGQVESFFSLSAPGEDRLRAAPAWCGHDSDVLELQPSGEGIVSRSHNELTQWEVGRSKSLRARRSYGISSDVLAATTLQDGTVLLTISATEASLWDKNGDRIAKSPYTMAQGGTFHVATSDGQKVQGVFVQDDAKVILVWTSRLSSHDSAALQVQRLALEEDYAFTVLVAMPFDSERVCLISATKEGRVACTLLSDDVTESADLEPFITFETGLLEPALFAATGEFAALVSQDRRELVVADLTDGYIEHRQTLGWPVSRLACFTPKPRHNFLAVAHTDSVEMLAQGRYEHHSSKVPTWISVRTISLSGLGFQVSGMAWLSDGSLAISAANSIFISFPNVDLSALSHEARDAIDAEQSDDKAMRLSSFAEKIKDSLPVWHPSMLSQLLHHGQPGLAASLLKCLAQKLKFYSDGDYLDPLLEESATSLIAQTTSQDSWLDDDSIADLREQLEEKNLPRISDLEQQRLKHIVEAMVCLREHVNALDRNALRYLFSWKLQILLHDDEELLKNGQQQPNGEVHIERFTPSMDWRAICFASHSTTQQALLDILVLHHDNKLTWSAASRYGIMAWLSDREALEAVFEQLGQTAYRSESPPNPVNASMYYLALHKKATLLALWRIATWHKEQRTTMNFLKKDFAQPDAKTAAKKNAYALMGKRRFHYSAAFFLLADDPSSAIAILAGQCEDPQLAIAVARLYCGDGSSELKKLLDDRIMPQAQQEGNRWLMSWCHSVMKNKLEAADSLVRPLDGLVKTWKQDDPVTVSLYSPLRGNTPSEHEYDAVLRSARLLRRMGLWLLALELVSQWEFKHTPTTNNASFQSNTITNGIDAGPKSVLDDFADLNISKPSPAKQEGKIPSMLDDFADPAPPPVMDGKAAREAKAAELLAKLKAKKAAPKPEVEVKEEKPKREPTQFKEPDSNSLLDNFGF, translated from the coding sequence ATGCCATCCACCTCCCCCGGCAGCAACGCCTCGACCACACAATTCGCCCAGCTTCTCCCCGGAGCCCCGGTCGAAGGCTTTCAATCATTCGCGGCATTCGTCTTCCGCTTCAAACGATACATTGCCTACATCTCCGGCCAGCAGCTGAATATCCTCTCCTCGCCCACGAACCTCGTTCAAGCGATTCGCTTCAAGCACAATCTGGTCGCAGTAGCGGCAGAGGATAAGACGGGGAAGCTCATTGTCACGGAAGAAAAAGATGTATGGGTGTTGGAACCTCAGACTGACGGTTGGACGAAGGTCTGGTGGGAGAAGGCATTGCTCCTAGCCAGGGAAGATGCGGATGATGTGGCACATTGCTTAAGCTGGGGAGATGACGGTGAAGCTTTGATCGGAGGGAGCCAGCTGATCACACTGTTCAGCACGCGACCTGCCAGCAAGAATGTCAGTCCAAATATCGCTGCAGTTGATGGAGAAGACATAGAACACAGGAGAGCGACATGGAGCAAGAACCTGGCATCCCCGATACACCAGGCAGCCTTTAGTCCTAGTGCGACTCTGATCGCAAGTCGAGGAAGGTACGACCGGCTCGTCAAGATTTGGCGAAGACTGAGCTTCGAGGAGTGTCTGTTCGACCACACCTACCTACCGCATCCTGGAGCTGTGACACATCTCCAATGGAGACCACATGACGAGAACACGGAAGCGAGGCGAGCCAGTGGGCTCAGTGGCAGGCACGATGAAGATCTTGAAGTCCTGTATACGATCGCCAACGACGGTGTACTACGAGTATGGCGCGCTACGGGCTCACATGAAGTCGACATCTTGGTTCTGCACATGACGGTCGATCTGATAGCAGCGATACCGCCGTCGCCGAGCTTGACCATCAAGGGGCAGACGCAGCCTACGAAAGCGCCGCGCTATGCTGTTGTACTGTCGTCTGAGCATTTCTGCGCTGCAGTCAATGCCGCCATTGGCTTGCCAAAAGATGGCAAGGTCGACCATACGAAGGAGCTGCTTAAGGAGATGATCTCGAATGAACCAGACGTGGTCGTAGCGTTCGATGGCCAAGGTAGAATGTCCGCATGGGGACTGCAGAGCATCGGCCACAAGCGACGGACAGAAGACCAGACGCCCACACAACCTGTGCACATCACCCACGCAGAAGGTGTCTCATTCAAGATGCGAGGCAGTCCTGCAGTCTGCGGAGCTTGGTTCCAGGATGACAAGTTCCACATGCTGTCGCACTCCATTGCAGATGGTGGCGAGATCACGTGGTGGCAGGGGCAGGTCGAATCGTTCTTCTCGCTTTCCGCACCTGGAGAGGATAGACTGAGGGCAGCGCCAGCGTGGTGTGGGCACGACTCTGACGTTCTCGAGCTTCAGCCATCTGGTGAAGGCATTGTATCGAGGTCTCACAATGAGCTTACGCAGTGGGAGGTTGGACGATCGAAGTCGTTGCGAGCACGCAGATCTTATGGCATCAGCTCCGACGTGTTGGCTGCGACGACCTTGCAAGACGGCACGGTCCTGCTGACAATCTCCGCTACCGAAGCCTCATTGTGGGACAAGAACGGCGACCGCATCGCGAAGTCTCCCTATACAATGGCTCAAGGTGGTACGTTTCACGTTGCGACAAGCGATGGGCAGAAAGTGCAAGGTGTTTTCGTACAAGATGATGCGAAAGTGATTCTTGTGTGGacttcccgcctgtcttcACATGACAGTGCCGCGCTCCAGGTGCAGCGACTTGCACTGGAAGAGGATTACGCCTTTACAGTACTAGTTGCAATGCCATTCGACAGCGAACGGGTCTGCCTAATCAGCGCAACCAAAGAAGGCCGCGTTGCATGCACGCTGCTATCAGATGACGTGACAGAATCTGCTGACCTCGAACCATTCATCACCTTCGAGACAGGTCTGTTGGAGCCAGCTCTCTTTGCAGCCACTGGGGAGTTTGCAGCCTTGGTTTCGCAGGACCGCAGGGAGCTTGTGGTCGCGGACCTGACTGATGGCTACATCGAGCACCGGCAGACTCTGGGCTGGCCTGTTTCACGTTTGGCATGCTTCACACCAAAGCCCAGGCACAATTTTCTCGCCGTTGCACATACTGATTCTGTCGAGATGCTGGCCCAAGGTCGCTATGAGCATCATTCTTCAAAAGTGCCGACGTGGATAAGCGTCAGGACTATTTCTCTCTCCGGCTTGGGTTTCCAGGTCAGCGGGATGGCATGGCTGTCGGACGGTAGCTTGGCGATATCTGCGGCCAACAGCATCTTTATTTCCTTCCCCAATGTGGACCTGTCGGCGCTCTCACACGAAGCCAGAGACGCTATCGATGCCGAGCAGAGCGATGACAAGGCCATGCGTCTTTCGAGCTTCGCAGAGAAGATCAAAGATTCACTACCGGTGTGGCATCCAAGTATGCTATCCCAGCTCTTGCACCACGGACAGCCTGGTCTTGCGGCAAGTCTGCTGAAATGCCTGGCACAGAAACTCAAGTTCTACAGTGACGGCGATTATCTTGATCCTTTGCTGGAGGAGTCAGCCACTTCACTGATAGCACAGACGACTAGCCAAGATTCATGGCTTGACGATGACAGTATCGCTGATCTACGAGAACAGCTCGAAGAAAAGAATCTGCCACGAATATCAGATCTTGAGCAGCAGCGCCTGAAGCACATCGTCGAAGCAATGGTGTGTTTGCGCGAGCATGTAAACGCCCTCGATCGCAATGCACTACGCTATCTGTTCAGCTGGAAGCTGCAGATCCTGCTCCACGATGATGAAGAGCTTCTCAAGAACGGCCAACAGCAGCCGAATGGAGAGGTCCATATCGAACGATTTACGCCAAGTATGGACTGGCGTGCGATCTGTTTTGCATCGCATAGCACCACGCAGCAAGCTCTTCTCGACATCCTCGTGCTGCATCATGACAACAAGCTCACATGGTCCGCAGCCAGCAGATACGGCATCATGGCATGGCTCTCAGATCGAGAAGCACTCGAGGCTGTGTTCGAGCAGCTCGGTCAGACTGCGTATCGATCTGAGTCACCGCCAAATCCTGTAAACGCAAGCATGTACTACCTAGCATTGCACAAGAAAGCCACACTTCTGGCGCTGTGGCGCATTGCAACATGGCACAAGGAGCAAAGGACGACTATGAACTTCCTCAAGAAAGACTTCGCCCAACCCGATGCAAAGACTGCAGCAAAGAAGAATGCTTACGCCCTCATGGGAAAGCGTCGCTTCCACTACAGTGCCGCCTTCTTTCTCCTCGCAGACGATCCATCTTCGGCAATCGCCATCCTCGCGGGACAATGTGAAGATCCACAGCTCGCTATCGCCGTAGCGAGACTCTACTGCGGCGACGGCTCGTCCGAGCTAAAGAAGCTACTTGACGACCGAATCATGCCGCAGGCTCAACAGGAAGGCAACAGATGGCTGATGAGCTGGTGCCATAGCGTGATGAAGAATAAGTTGGAAGCGGCCGACTCGCTTGTAAGGCCGCTGGATGGCCTTGTCAAGACTTGGAAGCAAGACGATCCAGTCACCGTCTCATTGTACTCACCACTGCGAGGTAATACGCCAAGTGAGCATGAATATGACGCCGTGCTTCGCTCTGCCAGGCTCTTGAGAAGGATGGGATTGTGGTTGCTTGCTCTGGAGCTCGTCAGTCAATGGGAGTTCAAGCACACTCCAACCACGAACAACGCATCCTTCCAATCCAACACGATCACCAACGGCATCGACGCTGGACCCAAATCGGTCCTCGACGACTTTGCAGACCTCAATATATCCAAGCCCTCGCCGGCGAAGCAGGAAGGAAAGATACCTTCGATGCTTGACGACTTCGCGGATCCTGCTCCTCCACCGGTGATGGACGGGAAAGCCGCACGAGAAGCCAAAGCTGCGGAACTGCTCGCGAAATTGAAGGCGAAGAAGGCTGCGCCTAAGCCGGAGGTGGAGGTGAAGGAAGAGAAGCCAAAGAGGGAGCCGACGCAATTCAAGGAGCCGGACTCGAATTCGTTGTTGGATAATTTTGGGTTTTGA
- a CDS encoding Cytochrome P450 monooxygenase himC — MDFLSNLPHAAKAAIGLAAVYAVYQLLTTITLWAGRRDFKRERGVLDAPWLPQRDRFYGIDLFLDNIKALKEHRFLELGYKRFTETGLNTMQLVALGRHMHMTTEPENLKTIQAIDHKKWGLGKRRKIGFAPLLGAGIFTTDGAEWQHSREMLRPNFVRSQVGDLATFEKHVSNLIAAVPADGATVDLSDLFFRLTIDSATEFLFGESTESLTKNSSEGFAEAFTYSQDFIAHRSRWGMWAKLLKANDRFEKDRKFVHDFVDYFVQKGLAKRDTLLAEKGKAETSGRYVFMDELVRQTTDPIRIRSELLNILLAGRDTTASLLTNTWFMLSKRPDIWTKLQADIATLNGAKPTFEQLKNLKYLKALLNESLRLHPVVPQNSREALEDTTLPLGGGPDGRAPIFIKKGEIMAWNVYAMHRRKDYYGQDAEEFRPERWLDDPDTGKKGLRPGWEYLPFNGGARICLGQQFALTEASYATVRLCQAFAGIESRDEEEVWVEHLTLTCVSLNGARVGLTSRGGG; from the coding sequence ATGGACTTTCTCTCGAATTTGCCACATGCCGCTAAAGCCGCCATCGGCTTGGCGGCAGTCTATGCTGTCTACCAGCTCCTCACAACCATCACACTATGGGCCGGGCGGCGAGATTTCAAGCGAGAAAGGGGCGTATTGGATGCACCATGGCTCCCACAGCGAGACAGGTTCTACGGCATCGATCTCTTCCTGGACAACATCAAAGCGCTCAAGGAACACAGATTCCTCGAACTGGGCTACAAACGCTTCACCGAGACAGGCCTCAACACCATGCAGCTTGTTGCCCTGGGACGCCACATGCATATGACCACCGAGCCCGAGAATTTGAAGACTATACAAGCCATCGACCACAAGAAGTGGGGACTTGGCAAGCGGCGGAAGATTGGGTTTGCTCCTTTGCTGGGGGCTGGTATCTTCACGACAGATGGTGCCGAGTGGCAGCATTCTAGGGAAATGCTTCGACCGAATTTTGTTCGCTCGCAAGTCGGTGATTTGGCAACATTTGAGAAGCATGTCAGCAACTTGATTGCAGCGGTTCCTGCTGATGGTGCTACTGTCGACTTGTCGGATTTGTTCTTCCGTCTGACGATTGATTCTGCGACCGAGTTCCTCTTCGGCGAGTCTACGGAATCGCTTACCAAGAACAGCTCCGAAGGTTTCGCAGAGGCGTTCACATATTCACAAGACTTCATCGCCCACCGATCGAGATGGGGAATGTGGGCCAAGCTTCTCAAGGCCAACGATCGCTTCGAGAAGGACAGGAAATTCGTCCACGACTTCGTCGATTACTTCGTCCAGAAAGGTCTCGCAAAGCGAGACACCCTCCTCGCCGAGAAAGGCAAAGCCGAAACAAGCGGCCGATACGTCTTCATGGACGAGCTTGTCCGGCAAACAACAGACCCCATCCGGATCCGAAGCGAGCTCCTCAACATCCTCCTCGCCGGCCGCGACACCACCGCATCCCTCCTCACTAACACCTGGTTCATGCTCTCCAAGCGCCCGGACATCTGGACAAAGCTCCAAGCCGACATCGCCACCTTAAACGGCGCCAAACCAACCTTCGAACAACTGAAAAACCTCAAATACCTCAAAGCCCTCCTCAACGAATCCCTCCGCCTCCACCCCGTCGTCCCCCAAAACAGCCGCGAAGCCCTCGAAGACACCACCCTCCCCCTCGGCGGCGGGCCCGACGGCCGCGCCCCCATTTTCATCAAGAAGGGTGAAATCATGGCATGGAATGTCTACGCGATGCATCGCCGTAAAGACTACTACGGTCAAGACGCCGAAGAATTCCGACCGGAGCGCTGGCTCGATGACCCAGATACAGGCAAGAAGGGGCTGCGGCCGGGATGGGAGTATTTACCGTTTAATGGGGGTGCGAGAATTTGTCTGGGGCAGCAGTTCGCGTTGACGGAGGCGAGTTATGCTACTGTGAGGTTGTGCCAGGCGTTTGCGGGGATTGAGAGTCGGGATGAGGAGGAGGTGTGGGTGGAGCATCTTACGCTTACTTGTGTTAGTCTTAATGGGGCTAGGGTGGGGTTGACGTCGAGGGGTGGGGGGTAG